In the Corynebacterium gerontici genome, one interval contains:
- a CDS encoding Rv3212 family protein, with product MKPLRKRRGDLIATVGIGALTAALVAGTWALAPIRHSELVVEDSLQSDAKQVNALTLPNELHERWTAQAPPGWQVPLIAAGYPVAFDAQQRRLSSLDPTSGSVRWGYERDVPLCAVSTAWNAVVADYQTGRGCGDVVSINAAEGSYKATRSAHASQQVAPIASNDRVGIVSPERVELWRSDLVRTVVYGEVDIKQEPGQQPHPECTISSALTRGTLLAVAEQCENNTFVRLQTPDPEESSTPEVQASIKLKAGSQVVAINASRVAIYEPGSTAHLYVFDAQGKQVSARAIPESADIQSLQQGIYTPHNAQAGRFLQWFDGDRLYVLDAKTLDTVRVFEQAIGTGTMVGLDLVLPTREGAEQYPTRGTELFDAAKSIPIDRNGSSERVSLAFSAQTLIEQRGEQLVGLN from the coding sequence ATGAAACCGTTGCGCAAGCGCCGCGGTGATCTCATTGCTACCGTCGGGATTGGAGCACTTACAGCGGCTCTTGTTGCTGGCACCTGGGCTTTAGCGCCCATTCGTCACTCAGAGCTGGTTGTAGAGGATTCGCTACAGTCCGACGCGAAACAGGTCAATGCCTTAACCCTGCCGAATGAACTTCATGAACGTTGGACGGCGCAGGCTCCTCCAGGCTGGCAGGTGCCGTTGATTGCCGCTGGCTACCCGGTTGCCTTCGATGCACAACAGCGGCGCCTCAGCTCTCTCGATCCGACGAGTGGAAGCGTGCGGTGGGGCTACGAGCGCGACGTGCCCTTGTGCGCTGTGAGTACAGCTTGGAATGCAGTGGTTGCCGACTATCAAACCGGCCGGGGCTGCGGCGATGTGGTGAGTATCAACGCTGCAGAGGGAAGCTATAAGGCCACCCGTAGCGCCCACGCGAGCCAGCAGGTCGCGCCTATTGCCTCCAATGATCGAGTGGGCATCGTCTCACCGGAGCGCGTCGAATTGTGGCGCTCCGATTTGGTGCGCACAGTGGTGTACGGCGAGGTGGATATCAAGCAAGAGCCTGGTCAACAACCCCATCCCGAGTGCACAATCAGCTCTGCGCTCACACGTGGCACGCTTCTTGCTGTTGCCGAACAGTGCGAAAACAACACATTTGTGCGCCTCCAAACCCCCGATCCTGAGGAGTCTTCTACCCCCGAGGTGCAGGCTTCTATCAAGCTCAAGGCGGGTAGCCAGGTGGTAGCCATCAACGCTTCGCGGGTGGCCATTTATGAGCCTGGGAGCACTGCACATTTGTATGTTTTTGACGCGCAAGGCAAGCAGGTTTCTGCCCGCGCGATCCCAGAATCTGCGGATATTCAGTCTCTGCAGCAAGGGATTTACACGCCTCATAACGCTCAGGCCGGGCGTTTTTTGCAGTGGTTCGACGGAGATCGCCTCTACGTCCTCGACGCCAAAACGCTGGATACAGTCAGGGTGTTCGAGCAGGCAATCGGCACCGGAACCATGGTTGGGCTTGATTTGGTTCTCCCAACTCGCGAAGGCGCCGAGCAGTATCCAACGCGTGGCACTGAGCTTTTCGACGCCGCGAAGTCCATCCCCATCGACCGCAATGGCAGCAGCGAGCGCGTTTCCTTAGCGTTTAGCGCTCAAACGCTCATTGAACAGCGTGGCGAGCAGTTAGTTGGGCTGAATTAG
- a CDS encoding DEAD/DEAH box helicase has translation MTAESQQPTFEELGVAAELCDALAAEGITRTFAIQELTLPIALDGRDLIGQARTGMGKTFGFGIPLLDRVFDAADVAELDGTPRALVVAPTRELASQVSDDLRRAAAFTPVRVCTIYGGRPFEEQIKALDNGVDVVVGTPGRLLDLHKRGNLDLSQVAILVLDEADEMLDLGFFPDIEKLLAALTHQHQTMLFSATMPGPVLTLARTFLNKPVHIRAEEVGAAQTHSSTKQVILQAHRMNKDDITARILQAKKRGKTIIFSRTKRSAAQLADNLSRRGFHVAGVHGDLGQGAREKSLRAFREGKVDILVATDVAARGIDIDDVTHVINYQTPDDPMTYVHRIGRTGRAGNSGTAVTLVGYDELLKWQAINDELGLDIPEPPQWFSTSPELFEALDIPESAQDSVGPATSPVGGGAEAMRGNGRNAAGDRGKRRGSRGKGKAEHDERSSRGPRSGRGGRGNTSGGRRGRRS, from the coding sequence GTGACTGCCGAAAGCCAACAACCGACGTTTGAAGAACTCGGTGTCGCAGCAGAATTGTGCGATGCCCTAGCAGCGGAAGGCATTACAAGAACTTTCGCCATCCAGGAGCTCACCCTGCCCATCGCGCTTGACGGGCGCGATCTCATCGGCCAAGCACGAACAGGCATGGGCAAAACCTTCGGCTTTGGCATCCCGCTGCTGGATCGAGTGTTTGACGCCGCGGATGTCGCCGAACTCGACGGCACTCCCCGCGCCCTCGTCGTAGCACCCACCAGGGAGCTCGCATCACAGGTATCCGATGATCTCCGACGCGCCGCAGCCTTCACACCTGTTCGTGTATGCACCATCTATGGTGGTCGCCCCTTCGAAGAGCAAATCAAGGCACTCGATAATGGGGTGGACGTGGTGGTCGGCACTCCCGGCAGGTTGCTCGATCTGCACAAACGCGGCAACTTGGATCTCAGCCAAGTAGCGATCCTCGTGTTAGACGAGGCCGACGAAATGCTGGACCTGGGGTTCTTTCCAGACATTGAGAAGCTCCTTGCCGCGCTCACCCACCAGCATCAAACCATGCTCTTTTCCGCCACCATGCCGGGGCCGGTACTTACGCTTGCCCGCACCTTCTTAAATAAGCCGGTACACATCCGAGCTGAAGAAGTCGGAGCCGCACAGACGCACAGCTCCACCAAACAGGTGATTTTGCAGGCACATCGCATGAACAAAGACGACATCACCGCCCGCATCCTGCAGGCCAAGAAGCGCGGCAAGACCATTATTTTCAGCCGAACAAAGCGCTCCGCCGCCCAACTCGCGGACAATTTGTCTCGCCGAGGCTTCCACGTCGCCGGCGTGCACGGTGACTTGGGGCAAGGCGCTCGCGAAAAATCTCTGCGCGCCTTCCGCGAGGGCAAGGTAGACATCTTGGTTGCTACCGACGTTGCCGCCCGCGGCATCGATATCGACGACGTCACCCACGTCATCAACTACCAAACCCCGGACGATCCAATGACCTATGTTCACCGCATCGGGCGCACGGGGCGCGCCGGGAACAGCGGTACTGCTGTCACGCTCGTGGGTTACGACGAGCTGCTGAAATGGCAAGCGATTAACGATGAACTCGGGCTCGACATCCCCGAGCCACCTCAATGGTTCTCCACTTCACCCGAGCTCTTTGAGGCTCTCGACATCCCAGAGTCGGCCCAGGATTCTGTTGGACCGGCTACCTCTCCAGTCGGCGGCGGTGCCGAAGCCATGCGGGGCAACGGGCGTAACGCTGCGGGTGATCGAGGAAAACGGCGCGGAAGTCGCGGCAAGGGCAAAGCGGAGCATGATGAGCGTTCATCCCGCGGGCCACGCAGCGGGCGCGGCGGGCGCGGCAACACAAGCGGCGGGCGCAGGGGCCGCCGCTCATGA
- a CDS encoding DUF3107 domain-containing protein codes for MDIKIGFGDSPRELVVSSKEDQETVVRRVSEALGQELGVLELTDEHGRRVLVRNACIAYVEVGTTSARPVGFIGA; via the coding sequence ATGGATATCAAGATTGGTTTTGGCGATTCGCCCCGTGAACTCGTGGTCTCTTCGAAAGAAGACCAAGAAACCGTTGTCCGTCGTGTCTCCGAAGCGCTTGGGCAAGAATTGGGCGTGTTGGAACTCACGGATGAGCATGGGCGCCGGGTGCTGGTGCGCAACGCATGTATTGCCTACGTCGAGGTTGGTACGACGAGCGCTCGTCCCGTCGGCTTCATCGGAGCCTAG
- a CDS encoding DUF3152 domain-containing protein: protein MRFARNYGWRAYAIPVLIVLTVWVLVDVFRPEPESPKPGSISAQGATEATMTGPRPADSDMKEIPNTELPSGAPYTEQGKGTYRTVGKPGAKAGTDHKKVFRYVVEVEEGLDASVYGGDDAFAAMVDATLTNPKGWTHDKEFGFEHIDADDGQTPDLRIQLSSVGTTHEVCGHDIAMETSCFYSDGNRVMINESRWIRGATPFQGDLGAYRQYLINHEVGHGIGFANHVPCTGNGDLAPIMMQQTLSLSNTELSKINSAEVYKDDGAVCAYNAWPYPRA, encoded by the coding sequence GTGCGCTTCGCTCGAAATTACGGGTGGCGCGCCTATGCTATTCCGGTGTTAATCGTGCTCACCGTTTGGGTGCTTGTCGACGTCTTCCGTCCCGAACCCGAATCGCCCAAACCAGGGTCGATATCGGCACAGGGGGCGACTGAGGCGACGATGACGGGGCCACGACCGGCGGATTCGGATATGAAAGAAATCCCGAACACCGAATTGCCTTCCGGGGCGCCGTACACGGAGCAAGGTAAGGGGACCTATCGCACCGTCGGCAAGCCGGGCGCAAAGGCAGGTACGGATCACAAGAAGGTCTTCCGTTATGTCGTTGAGGTGGAAGAAGGCCTCGACGCATCGGTGTATGGCGGCGATGACGCTTTTGCTGCCATGGTGGATGCCACCCTGACCAACCCGAAAGGTTGGACGCACGACAAGGAATTCGGCTTTGAGCACATCGACGCTGATGATGGCCAAACGCCAGATTTGAGGATTCAGCTCTCCAGCGTCGGAACTACGCATGAGGTATGCGGCCACGATATCGCTATGGAGACGAGCTGTTTCTACTCAGACGGCAACCGAGTGATGATCAACGAGTCACGATGGATCCGCGGTGCCACACCATTCCAGGGAGATCTGGGGGCGTATCGTCAATACCTCATCAACCACGAGGTTGGTCACGGTATCGGCTTCGCTAATCACGTTCCTTGCACCGGCAATGGGGATTTGGCGCCAATTATGATGCAACAAACGCTGAGCCTGTCGAATACCGAGTTGTCCAAGATTAACAGCGCGGAAGTGTATAAAGACGACGGTGCCGTGTGTGCTTATAATGCCTGGCCGTATCCGCGCGCCTAA
- a CDS encoding TIGR02569 family protein codes for MDARAALPEYIRQAFHASEGESQRLGVAWDYGWKVGNVVFSTVLSPNRAVWSARLREKLQVEQLRVSQPVRSTDSRFMNAGWRANVFIEGEPAARADEVVSAAVRLDTALSQLETPEPLREVDAGDAFSVADRAAWSEDPVAVATGLFQRDSGLDGFEAVQARTRRALAMRMIHSIAPRLEHVDADVQVCHADAFGTTLFSGTQVPALSDVVPVVRPFGYSAAIAAFDALVLQSVDEGILRRYMHIPNFDQLVLRAATYRLMLHGTLAEAKTNSSSKLEQAAEAALRGALPQ; via the coding sequence ATGGACGCGCGTGCTGCGTTGCCTGAGTACATTCGCCAGGCGTTTCACGCCTCCGAGGGTGAAAGCCAGCGACTTGGGGTTGCGTGGGATTATGGCTGGAAAGTGGGCAACGTTGTGTTTTCCACAGTGCTCAGCCCAAACCGTGCAGTATGGTCTGCACGTCTGAGGGAAAAACTCCAGGTAGAGCAACTTCGTGTATCCCAGCCTGTGCGGAGTACTGATAGTCGATTCATGAATGCTGGCTGGCGCGCTAACGTTTTCATTGAAGGTGAACCTGCCGCGCGCGCAGACGAAGTGGTGTCCGCAGCGGTGCGCTTGGATACCGCACTGTCGCAGCTTGAAACGCCTGAGCCTTTGCGCGAGGTGGATGCGGGTGATGCTTTTTCAGTGGCTGATCGTGCGGCGTGGTCCGAAGATCCGGTTGCCGTGGCCACGGGTTTGTTCCAACGTGATAGTGGACTTGATGGCTTTGAGGCAGTTCAAGCGCGTACTCGTAGGGCTTTGGCTATGCGAATGATCCACAGCATCGCCCCGCGGCTCGAGCATGTAGATGCCGATGTCCAGGTGTGTCACGCAGATGCCTTCGGTACCACCCTGTTCAGTGGCACACAGGTGCCCGCGCTCAGCGACGTTGTCCCGGTGGTGCGGCCCTTCGGGTACAGTGCCGCGATCGCTGCATTCGATGCGCTGGTGCTGCAAAGCGTGGATGAGGGAATTCTGCGGCGGTATATGCACATTCCGAATTTTGATCAATTGGTGTTGCGTGCCGCCACGTATCGCTTGATGTTGCACGGTACCTTGGCGGAGGCCAAAACGAACAGCAGTTCGAAATTGGAACAGGCGGCTGAGGCTGCTCTCCGGGGTGCTTTGCCACAATAG
- a CDS encoding ATP-dependent DNA helicase — MAKALERETNPSPALSLRSQASAAFRVPENPKISLRPSGFSAPLIEHDLPLFSQTKGRWRIRAHAGAGLSTVLMDFVAHQLAQGVPANEILVVAASKEAAARLRAGIADRLAGVDDADFVADNTMVRSVHSLAFALLRQCTSADIRLITGAEQDGVIRDLLQGQLDAGPAALAMWPEQYRDAIGFVGFARSLRDFLLRAAERGASPDELRELGRREHIPMWSAAGDFLEEYEQVMSLGSPHNYSASELVSRVLEHPIEDQGWRIVVVDDAQHFDPKSAQLVETIMQHADTAIIAGDPEQHVLSFRGASVAWLENAKVDHDLYLDHVYRQPKAQKMLASSGAREHLAIANIVRRAHLIDGQSWKDIAVIVRSSQQVASLRRALLAAGVPAAVDATDVVLSEQHIVSSMLLALKALDRPLPLPDVEALVLGPIGGADAITMRRLLRALRRAELAQGGTRRALEILGKLIRPSEEAEQIFDEALAKLLGPREQGILERIRGVLSAGAKAEGVEGTLWSVWEATGLSEHLAAQSLRGGATGAQADRDLDAMLALFDAAGDWVERRPNGSVQGFIRHIEEQMLPTGVRDRRIEDPDVVQVLTAHGAAAKEWKTVIVAGVQESIWPALDAGDTAFRQAAFVDLLDRDIDPNLPTSRLKEQLDEEHRLFHLACTRATEQLLITAVEDPEDPHGQPSQFFEGYEAPLFRAEGDAAEPETAASLGDGTRLLSVAALVAELRRVLSDETAPQRRKEQAARQLARLANAGVPGAHPGQWWGIGAETSKSALPVQSISPSKVESALRCPLNAQLGNLAGDSSAMSIGTLVHAYAEAISTGAPVNEARTLITEAVEAMQHAPSWAIPGIMADFGETLDRLEQWLSVHNAGDTLLGVEVPVDVTLPNGVRIRGKIDRLEQAGEAINIVDLKLTKQAYAKAKVEELPQMVAYQLALRHGEFRDGEIRTASGDAGIEVEGAVLVFPKQGTKGATTREQSKKTDEVLDHMAAQLPLVLEELRGPSLRATANEMCKNCSLISVCPAQERGRMTNQ; from the coding sequence ATGGCCAAAGCCTTAGAACGCGAAACAAACCCCTCGCCTGCATTATCTTTACGTAGTCAGGCCTCGGCAGCTTTTCGAGTACCTGAAAATCCGAAGATCAGTCTGCGGCCCAGCGGCTTCTCGGCGCCGCTGATTGAGCACGATCTTCCATTGTTTTCCCAGACCAAGGGGCGGTGGCGCATCCGCGCGCACGCGGGCGCAGGGCTGAGTACCGTACTGATGGATTTTGTGGCGCACCAACTCGCCCAAGGGGTACCTGCCAATGAAATCTTGGTGGTGGCAGCCTCAAAAGAAGCAGCCGCGCGCCTGCGCGCGGGCATTGCAGACCGCCTAGCCGGAGTTGATGACGCGGACTTCGTTGCCGATAACACGATGGTTCGATCGGTGCATTCGCTAGCATTCGCGTTGCTCCGCCAATGCACAAGCGCTGATATCCGTCTGATCACCGGCGCGGAGCAGGACGGCGTGATTCGCGATTTGTTGCAGGGGCAGCTGGATGCTGGACCCGCTGCGTTGGCGATGTGGCCAGAACAGTACCGCGATGCTATTGGCTTTGTGGGCTTCGCCCGATCCCTGCGTGACTTCTTATTGCGCGCAGCAGAGCGTGGCGCGAGTCCCGATGAACTACGCGAACTCGGAAGGCGCGAGCATATTCCCATGTGGTCCGCGGCGGGAGACTTCTTGGAAGAATACGAGCAAGTGATGAGTCTGGGATCGCCGCACAATTACAGTGCCTCAGAACTTGTCTCCAGGGTTCTGGAGCATCCAATTGAAGATCAAGGTTGGCGGATTGTGGTGGTTGACGATGCCCAACATTTTGATCCGAAGTCTGCGCAATTGGTGGAGACCATCATGCAGCATGCTGACACGGCAATTATAGCCGGTGACCCAGAACAGCATGTGTTGAGTTTTCGTGGCGCAAGCGTCGCCTGGCTCGAGAATGCCAAGGTAGACCATGATCTCTACTTGGATCACGTCTACCGCCAACCGAAGGCGCAGAAAATGCTGGCCTCTAGCGGGGCGAGGGAACACCTTGCCATCGCCAATATCGTGAGAAGAGCCCACCTCATCGATGGTCAATCTTGGAAAGACATTGCGGTGATCGTGCGATCCTCGCAGCAGGTAGCATCTCTGCGCCGTGCATTATTGGCAGCAGGGGTACCCGCCGCCGTAGACGCTACTGATGTGGTGCTCTCCGAGCAGCACATCGTGTCATCGATGCTCCTCGCGCTGAAGGCGCTTGATCGTCCACTGCCGTTGCCAGACGTTGAAGCACTGGTCCTGGGGCCCATCGGTGGTGCTGACGCTATCACCATGCGCAGGCTGCTCCGCGCACTGCGCCGAGCAGAATTGGCGCAGGGCGGAACGCGCAGGGCGCTGGAAATTCTTGGCAAACTGATTCGGCCCTCTGAAGAAGCCGAGCAGATATTCGACGAAGCATTAGCGAAGCTGCTTGGGCCTCGAGAACAAGGAATCCTCGAGCGCATCCGTGGCGTGCTGAGCGCCGGGGCCAAGGCCGAGGGGGTAGAGGGCACCTTGTGGAGTGTGTGGGAAGCTACCGGTTTGAGCGAACATCTCGCGGCTCAAAGCCTGCGCGGCGGTGCCACGGGTGCACAAGCAGACCGCGATCTCGACGCCATGCTGGCGTTGTTCGACGCCGCAGGCGACTGGGTAGAGCGCCGACCAAACGGCAGTGTGCAAGGCTTCATCCGCCATATTGAAGAACAGATGCTGCCCACGGGAGTGCGCGACCGGCGCATCGAAGATCCCGATGTGGTGCAGGTGCTCACTGCGCACGGCGCCGCGGCGAAAGAATGGAAAACGGTCATCGTCGCCGGCGTACAAGAAAGTATTTGGCCGGCACTAGATGCAGGCGACACCGCCTTCCGACAAGCAGCATTCGTTGACTTGCTCGATCGTGACATCGATCCGAACCTGCCTACCTCCCGACTCAAAGAGCAGCTCGACGAAGAACACCGACTCTTCCACCTCGCATGCACCAGAGCCACCGAGCAACTCCTCATCACCGCTGTAGAGGATCCGGAAGATCCACATGGTCAGCCATCGCAATTCTTTGAAGGCTACGAAGCGCCACTGTTCCGCGCAGAAGGCGATGCCGCAGAGCCCGAGACTGCAGCAAGCCTGGGTGATGGCACTCGATTGCTCAGCGTTGCTGCCCTCGTAGCTGAGCTTCGTCGCGTGCTCAGTGACGAAACTGCCCCGCAGCGCAGAAAAGAACAGGCAGCGCGGCAGCTTGCGCGGCTTGCCAACGCCGGTGTGCCGGGGGCTCATCCTGGGCAGTGGTGGGGGATTGGCGCGGAGACGTCGAAAAGCGCACTGCCGGTCCAATCGATCTCGCCTTCGAAAGTTGAATCGGCGTTGCGCTGTCCCTTGAATGCACAGCTTGGGAATTTGGCAGGTGACTCCTCCGCGATGAGCATAGGAACCCTGGTGCACGCGTATGCCGAAGCCATATCAACGGGCGCGCCGGTGAACGAAGCCCGCACGTTGATCACCGAGGCTGTTGAGGCGATGCAGCACGCGCCGAGCTGGGCGATACCGGGGATCATGGCTGATTTCGGGGAAACGCTGGACCGCTTGGAGCAGTGGTTAAGCGTTCACAATGCTGGCGATACGCTGCTGGGCGTGGAGGTGCCCGTAGACGTGACTCTGCCCAATGGTGTGCGCATTCGTGGCAAAATCGACAGGCTCGAACAAGCAGGTGAGGCCATCAATATCGTTGACCTGAAGCTGACAAAGCAGGCCTACGCCAAAGCCAAAGTGGAGGAACTACCACAGATGGTGGCGTACCAGCTCGCGCTGCGCCACGGAGAATTCCGAGACGGGGAAATTCGCACGGCTTCCGGTGATGCGGGCATTGAAGTTGAGGGCGCGGTGCTGGTGTTTCCGAAGCAGGGAACCAAGGGCGCTACCACCCGAGAACAGTCCAAAAAGACCGATGAGGTCCTCGACCACATGGCAGCGCAATTACCGCTCGTGCTTGAGGAACTTCGCGGCCCATCTCTGCGCGCGACGGCCAATGAGATGTGTAAGAACTGCTCTTTGATCAGTGTGTGCCCAGCTCAAGAGCGTGGAAGGATGACGAACCAATGA
- a CDS encoding ATP-dependent helicase encodes MIDPTTLSALLGQKFPPTAQQAAVIGAPLESSLVVAGAGAGKTETMAARVVWLVANGLVRPERVLGLTFTNKAAQQLGQRISTRLGALKASAQLDDIDALVPKTEPLRRMLEVIAPTCATYDSFAGSIVREFGLLMPVEPSARIIQNTELFMIADRVLQDYRGQIDTTLQPATIASHLVELSAEMESNLVDAQAIEAETHALLLEADSVPGGREKLNNDTKKILAKQELRLQLLPVVEAFRRHLREERLMTFNQQMATAATLAKEHPQVGATLRSRFDVVLLDEYQDTSYAQRVLLSSLFSQCAVTAVGDPMQSIYGWRGGTASNLEAFPDDFPNVRKSDDETAMVPARKFELTQSFRNPPAVLRLANEVATEILGSPNRSDRLVQPLEPLPDQEAGEVTIGAFKATEEEVEAVADNLARKYQSRGNEPFTAAVLMRKQSQFAAMEHALQERGVPVEVVGLSGLLTVAEVADMLAIATMLIHPEDNEASLRILCGPAVGLGAADLRALAQRASELSATPTQNPLDIEAISDPLEKLRTTISQVQQPDMERTAGLCDAVADLGEPQHLGMSAEAEARLRDLASKLRYLRSNAVQQSLPDLFSAIEGVFQIRTEVLQRKDAEGHNVGTAHLDRFAEVVEEFSRIRGASLGAFLRYTQLAIANDKGLEPGSIEVHSDRVQILTVHKAKGLEWQHVAVMHCDQETYKAKADAWLTQVQRIPSALLGDADTGGNSAFGSPVLEELDTETAARFAKSLKAHGEAFKAKNAAEAIRLFYVALTRAERSLSVSSSKHPPFASFVALKELVPEDAVLNWDIPEKRDQQDPQPEQAFFPHIEEPRGADLVMAAIEQLPELRADGDLFDTWEQDVTAIIEEHEALSNPAIEVTLPRELTATDLVALRQNPERFARRKRRPVPFKPNAYAKRGTAFHEWIEKQFGAVAFLDADELPGFEEFAEENLEELKQHFMDSEWYQRTPIAVEQGFELALGKHMLRGRIDAVFEQEDGFMVVDWKTGQPPTPAEMPAVEMQLAVYRLAWAKLRGVPVEKVQAAFYYVVAHRLVQPTDLPDEQALRKLLDGQNATR; translated from the coding sequence ATGATTGATCCCACAACACTCTCGGCACTCCTCGGACAGAAATTCCCTCCAACTGCACAACAGGCAGCGGTCATCGGTGCCCCCCTTGAATCCTCCCTGGTGGTGGCTGGTGCCGGTGCAGGCAAAACGGAGACTATGGCTGCGCGCGTGGTGTGGTTGGTGGCCAACGGGCTGGTGCGTCCGGAACGCGTGCTTGGGCTGACGTTCACCAACAAGGCTGCGCAACAACTCGGGCAGCGCATCTCCACCAGGTTGGGGGCGCTCAAAGCTTCTGCGCAGCTCGATGATATTGATGCGCTCGTGCCAAAAACGGAACCTCTGCGGCGCATGCTGGAAGTCATCGCGCCCACCTGCGCTACTTACGATTCATTCGCCGGCAGCATCGTGCGTGAATTCGGCCTGCTCATGCCGGTTGAGCCTTCCGCGAGGATCATCCAAAACACCGAGTTGTTCATGATCGCTGATCGCGTCCTGCAGGATTACCGCGGGCAGATCGACACAACGCTGCAGCCCGCCACCATCGCCAGCCACCTGGTGGAGTTGAGCGCAGAGATGGAAAGCAACCTCGTAGACGCCCAAGCAATTGAGGCTGAAACGCACGCCCTGCTGCTGGAGGCGGACTCCGTGCCAGGCGGACGCGAGAAGTTGAACAATGACACAAAGAAGATCCTGGCTAAACAAGAGTTGCGCCTGCAACTGCTGCCAGTGGTTGAAGCTTTTCGACGCCACTTACGCGAGGAACGCCTCATGACCTTCAACCAACAGATGGCGACAGCAGCAACCCTGGCGAAGGAACACCCCCAGGTAGGAGCGACGTTGCGATCGCGATTCGATGTGGTGCTCCTCGATGAATATCAGGACACCAGCTATGCACAGCGAGTACTGCTAAGCAGCCTCTTTTCCCAGTGCGCCGTCACTGCCGTTGGGGATCCGATGCAGTCCATCTACGGCTGGCGTGGCGGAACCGCTTCGAACCTGGAGGCGTTTCCCGATGATTTCCCAAATGTTCGCAAAAGCGACGATGAAACAGCTATGGTGCCAGCACGGAAATTCGAACTTACTCAAAGTTTCCGTAATCCCCCCGCCGTGTTGCGCCTTGCCAACGAGGTGGCCACAGAGATTCTGGGTTCGCCAAACAGGAGCGATCGCCTTGTGCAGCCCCTGGAACCCCTGCCAGATCAGGAAGCCGGCGAGGTCACCATTGGGGCCTTTAAGGCCACGGAAGAAGAAGTTGAAGCAGTAGCTGACAACCTGGCACGCAAGTATCAGTCCAGGGGGAACGAGCCTTTTACTGCTGCCGTGCTGATGCGAAAACAGTCCCAATTCGCCGCGATGGAGCATGCCTTGCAGGAACGAGGTGTGCCGGTAGAAGTAGTGGGGCTTTCAGGGCTGCTTACGGTTGCAGAAGTAGCGGACATGCTGGCCATTGCCACCATGCTGATCCACCCAGAAGACAATGAGGCGTCGTTGCGGATTCTATGCGGGCCCGCTGTCGGGCTGGGAGCCGCAGATCTGCGCGCACTAGCGCAGCGAGCATCTGAGCTATCGGCCACACCTACCCAAAATCCGCTGGATATCGAGGCAATCAGTGATCCTCTGGAGAAGCTCCGCACCACGATTTCCCAAGTGCAACAGCCCGATATGGAACGGACCGCCGGACTCTGCGACGCCGTGGCGGATCTCGGAGAACCCCAGCACCTCGGAATGAGCGCTGAAGCCGAGGCCCGGCTGCGAGATCTTGCGAGCAAGCTGCGCTACCTGCGCAGCAACGCGGTGCAACAATCTCTGCCGGATCTCTTTTCAGCCATTGAAGGCGTGTTCCAGATCCGCACAGAGGTGCTGCAAAGAAAAGACGCCGAAGGGCACAACGTTGGTACCGCCCATTTGGACCGTTTTGCGGAAGTCGTGGAGGAATTCTCGCGTATTCGCGGGGCTAGCCTGGGTGCGTTCCTCCGCTATACGCAGCTCGCCATTGCCAACGATAAGGGGCTCGAGCCGGGCAGCATAGAGGTGCACTCGGATCGCGTTCAAATCCTCACGGTGCACAAAGCCAAGGGATTGGAGTGGCAACACGTCGCTGTCATGCACTGCGACCAGGAGACGTACAAAGCCAAGGCGGATGCCTGGCTCACCCAAGTACAACGCATCCCATCGGCCTTGCTTGGCGATGCTGACACCGGCGGGAACAGCGCTTTTGGCTCCCCAGTGCTCGAGGAACTCGACACCGAAACAGCAGCCAGGTTCGCCAAGAGCCTGAAAGCTCATGGCGAAGCCTTCAAAGCCAAAAATGCTGCCGAGGCCATTCGGTTGTTCTACGTGGCGCTCACTCGCGCCGAGCGATCATTGAGCGTTTCCAGCTCCAAGCATCCCCCCTTCGCCAGCTTTGTTGCACTCAAAGAGCTTGTGCCGGAAGATGCGGTGCTCAACTGGGACATTCCCGAAAAGAGAGATCAGCAGGATCCGCAACCAGAACAGGCGTTCTTTCCACACATTGAGGAGCCGCGAGGGGCTGACCTTGTCATGGCCGCCATCGAGCAGTTGCCTGAGCTGCGAGCCGACGGTGATCTCTTCGACACATGGGAACAAGACGTCACCGCCATCATCGAGGAACACGAGGCGCTGAGCAATCCCGCTATCGAGGTCACCTTGCCGCGTGAGCTCACCGCCACCGACCTGGTCGCGTTGCGCCAGAATCCCGAACGATTTGCACGCCGCAAGCGCCGTCCGGTGCCCTTTAAACCCAATGCATATGCGAAGCGTGGCACCGCGTTCCACGAATGGATTGAGAAGCAATTCGGAGCTGTGGCGTTCCTGGACGCAGATGAACTCCCAGGTTTCGAGGAGTTCGCTGAAGAAAACCTCGAGGAACTCAAACAGCACTTTATGGATTCCGAGTGGTACCAGCGCACACCAATTGCTGTGGAGCAAGGCTTCGAACTGGCACTGGGCAAACACATGCTTCGCGGCCGCATCGATGCAGTGTTTGAACAAGAAGACGGATTCATGGTGGTGGACTGGAAAACCGGCCAGCCGCCGACACCCGCAGAAATGCCAGCGGTGGAAATGCAGCTCGCTGTGTATCGGCTCGCGTGGGCGAAACTGCGCGGCGTGCCGGTGGAAAAAGTCCAGGCGGCGTTCTATTACGTCGTGGCTCACAGGCTGGTGCAGCCAACCGACTTGCCCGATGAACAGGCATTGAGAAAGCTCTTGGATGGGCAGAATGCAACACGGTAG